One Alligator mississippiensis isolate rAllMis1 chromosome 12, rAllMis1, whole genome shotgun sequence DNA window includes the following coding sequences:
- the LOC109286538 gene encoding ficolin-1: protein MALTISFTLLLCPTGDTELHIDLTDFENNRSYARYRSVKISGESDKYKLSLGDMGAGDSLTYHNSTMFSTKDQNNDLDPSNSPNTLHGGWWFNACLESHLNGKHLQGAHDHPNHSVVWTQGCGDKYFYKVSEVKLSLVS, encoded by the exons ATGGCACTTACCATTTCTTTCACACTGCTCTTGTGCCCAACAGGAGACACTGAATTGCACATTGACCTCACAGACTTTGAAAACAACAGATCTTATGCCAGGTACAGATCAGTCAAGATTTCAGGGGAGTCTGACAAATACAAGCTGAGTCTGGGAGACATGGGTGCTG GGGATTCACTGACCTACCACAACAGCACAATGTTTTCAACCAAAGACCAGAACAACGATCTGGATCCAAGTAACTCTCCTAACACTCTGCATGGAGGCTGGTGGTTCAATGCCTGTCTGGAGTCTCACCTGAATGGGAAGCATTTGCAAGGAGCCCATGATCATCCTAATCATAGTGTGGTCTGGACCCAGGGCTGTGGGGACAAGTATTTCTACAAGGTGTCTGAAGTGAAGCTAAGTCTTGTTTCCTAG